In Pseudoliparis swirei isolate HS2019 ecotype Mariana Trench chromosome 9, NWPU_hadal_v1, whole genome shotgun sequence, a genomic segment contains:
- the LOC130199292 gene encoding transcription factor-like 5 protein, producing the protein MSSPPSACSTLHGSPSSREHTCDPGRGILSHDACFTIDPGQILGHEPGLMEPGLMEMSEVEYTHLQHLIQVHMEAQTAPPDAPASRSHPASSIAPAQAVDLSISTDQHCLAMPGEMTPTSHREVPGYVLARIRAAESPTELRADCSASSQMRSRSAARVCLEKRFNSLSADAPRQQDIQSAVHSNFLTMVQQSAEAQEAAIHSQMYKWIKTDRAEFSGLYAANMCEQVIGHNPHMVEPYKHQGLTMPSGFSFKFHPERFVKKAHSASGGNSTEEQQLVNIGSDDAVKPAAFRTHGGTRGSKCSKAASAGRTSAGQSGSGTWIRPQSHMSLIQRKEKHNRKERERRKRISLYCNELNMLVPFCESSTDKVTTLQWTAAFLGYIKKTCGDAFKEGFQTAFAEGKGRFLESSSSSSPDPIHREMDEILSIPLAVEQ; encoded by the exons ATGTCGTCACCCCCCTCTGCCTGTTCAACCCTCCACGGGTCACCTTCGTCCAGAGAACACACCTGTGACCCCGGCAGGGGGATTTTGAGCCACGATGCATGTTTTACAATTGATCCTGGGCAGATCCTGGGACATGAGCCCGGTCTGATGGAGCCCGGTCTGATGGAGATGTCTGAGGTTGAATACACGCACCTTCAGCACCTCATCCAGGTACACATGGAGGCACAGACGGCCCCTCCAGATGCGCCCGCTTCCAGGTCTCACCCCGCTTCCTCCATCGCGCCCGCTCAAGCTGTCGACCTGTCGATCTCCACCGATCAACACTGTCTGGCGATGCCGGGAGAGATGACGCCAACTTCTCACCGAGAGGTCCCGGGTTATGTGCTGGCCAGAATCCGGGCGGCGGAGAGCCCGACCGAACTCCGGGCCGACTGCAGCGCATCTTCGCAGATGCGATCCAGATCGGCCGCCAGAGTTTGCTTGGAGAAAAGGTTTAACAGCCTGTCTGCCGACGCCCCGAGACAGCAAGATATCCAGTCTGCAGTTCACAGCAA TTTTTTGACGATGGTTCAGCAGTCTGCAGAGGCTCAAGAGGCGGCCATTCACTCTCAAATGTACAAGTGGATAAAAACTGACAGAGCTGAGTTTTCCGGCCTATATGCAGCCAACATGTGTGAACAG GTGATTGGCCACAATCCTCATATGGTGGAACCGTACAAGCACCAGGGTTTAACCATGCCCAGTGGTTTCTCATTTAAGTTCCACCCGGAAAGGTTTGTCAAGAAAGCTCACAGTGCAAGTGGCGGCAACTCAACCGAGGAGCAGCAGTTGGTGAACATAGGAA GTGACGATGCGGTGAAACCAGCTGCCTTCAGGACGCACGGTGGCACCCGCGGCTCTAAATGCAGCAAGGCCGCTTCGGCCGGCCGAACCTCGGCCGGACAATCGGGGAGCGGCACCTGGATCAGACCTCAATCTCATATGTCACTGATCCAGCGCAAGGAGAAGcacaacaggaaggagagggaacgcaG GAAGAGGATCAGCCTGTACTGCAACGAGCTGAACATGCTGGTGCCGTTCTGCGAGTCGAGCACGGACAAAGTCACCACCCTGCAGTGGACCGCCGCCTTCCTCGGATACATCAAGAAGACCTGCGGAGACGCCTTCAAAGAA GGGTTTCAGACGGCATTCGCTGAGGGGAAAGGACGCTTTCTTGAATCCAGCTCTTCTTCCAGCCCGGATCCAATCCATCGGGAGATGGATGAGATCCTGAGCATCCCTCTGGCGGTAGAGCAATGA